The genome window CAATTAAATGAATTTGAACGTCTAGAAATGCATCATAACTATCCATACCATTTTTAATCTTTTTACTGAGACGCATGGCTAGCGTGCGCAAAGAAAACTCTTCTCGATAAGTAAAAGCTTCCAACTGAAACTCGCTATCTAGCAAATGCTCTTCAGAAGTATTTCTGGTAATTATTGGGTTCAATTGACTCATATTAGATGATGCAATGGTAGAAATATATTTGAGTGTATCCCACCAATCCAATTTTCCAAACTGCTTTTTAAAATAGGTCAATCGGCTTTTTGCAGTGAGCTGTAATAAAACGGTATTATCTCCTTCAAATGTGGTAAATATATCAGTGTCTGCTTTTAAACGATCAAAGTACATTTCGCTCAAATAACCTTTTCCACCACAGGCTTCTCGGCAAGTTTGTATGGTTTTAGTAGCGTTCCACGTACTCAAGGCTTTTAATCCAGCAGCGAGAGCTTCAATTTCTTGCTGATTTGTATGCGTATTGTGGGCATATTTTTTTAATAAATGATCATGTGCAAAATCAAATGCATACGCATTGGCAATCAATGGCATCAGCTTTTTTTGATGCGTGGGATAATCCATTATGGATTGCTCTGGTTTTCCTGGTGGACCGAACTGTTTGCGATCTAAGGCAAAATATACGGCCATATTTAAGGCTTTTTTTGCCGCCGTTTGTCCAGCAATAGGTACACAAAGTCTGCCGCCTACTAGAGTTCCTAACATGGTAAAAAATCGTTTTGAAGAACTGCTTATTGGGCTAGTGTATTGACCAGTTTTATCAATAGCACCAAATTTATCCAGTAAATTTTCTTTTGGAATCTTTATAGTATTGAAATGTAACGTACCGTTATCCACTCCATTCAGGCCCATTTTATGACCATTATCTCCTATGGTAATCCCTGGTAATGAATCACCTTGCTTATTTCTTATAGGTATTAAAAAAGCATGAATACCATGTTTTTCGTTATTTACAATAAGTTGCGCAAATACCGTTGCCATCGTTGCGTGCATAGCTGCGTTACCTATGTAGGTTTTCCTATCATACTGTGTAGGTGTGTTGATTATAAAAGTTTTATCTTCTGGTTGGTAAATAGCCGTGGTTTGTAGTGCTTTTACATTGCTACCATGATGCATTTCAGTCATTGCAAAACAACCTGGCAATTCCATTGTGCCTATGTCTTTTAAATACTTATCCTGGTGTTTTTTAGTTCCTAGTGATGCCACACTGCCACCAAACAATCCATAATGAACACCAAACTTAATCGTCAGGCCCAAATCGTACTTGGCTATTTCTTCAAATACGGCAGCGTATTGTTCTAAGGACTCAGAGCCTCCATATTCTAGGGGATAAGCTAAACTACCAAGTCCAGCCTGTGCTAGTTCTTTACACCATTCCAACACCTTTTCTCTGCGTGTGTTTAAATCGTCATCATGACTTTCAATGCCATCTTTATGTGGATCGAGTATGTTTTTAACCTTAGTTTTTAAAGCGGCATTTCCATGTTGTAATAACTCTTTGAGTGGTTGAGAATATGCTTTGTCTGTCTTATGTGGAGTAGCTTGATAGCTAGAAGAAACTGGATCATTCTCATAAACCGACCGAATGGCATCGTTACTCACAATACCTAAATAATCCTCGATGAGATGTAACGATTCTCTGGTTTCATCATTTACCCATTCTTTGCTGTCTTCTCTTTTTGCGAGTAAGCTACCTATAGAGAACAAATCTAATTTCTCCGTATGGTTTAATAAATCAGCATTTTCTTTGATATAACCTTTCCAATAAGCCAGCTCTCGCGCTGATGGCGGGTTTTGAGGATCCAACCATTTACAAACCAAGTTTTTTGTTTCTGGTTTAATGGTGTTATTCTCCTTAATTTTTTGATTGATAAAATCAATTTCATTTTCCTCAAGAACACCGTCAGCCCAAGCGATATATAATAATGGTAAGAATGGCAATAGAGAATCTGGAATGGAAACTGACATATTATTGATTTTCAAAATTTGGAGTTGTAATAATCCCTGTAAGATACTTTTTATTTTTGTTCATAGAGTTCCTAATATTCTTTCTTAATAAATGACATGAATTTTGGCTTATAAATATTTCATGATTACCGTCATCTTTGTCCAAAAGTAAAAAACTCCCTTCTTTTTTCATTAGGGCTCTATATTTCACAGCTGCTTGATATGGATGATCAAAGTCATAAAGTTTCCCTGATTCTTTGCCCACCTTTCCCATCCCAGAAATTTGTCTTCACAAATTATCAAGGAATAAGTAAAGGAGCTTTTTTTAAGTTCGAGGTTTAAAAGCTCCTCGCCTAAGGATAGGCGAGGACAGATTGGCCTCGCAGCGCATGCTGTGATGCAATCAGGAGTGGTTGCTGCGGTATTTAAATATGGAGATAAAATTGAAATTTGAATAAAATTACAGCATCGCATTAACCTTTCCGACCAAAACTCGCTTTGCCCACCTTTCCTATAATTAGGAAAGGAGCTTTTTAAATCGGGATTTCGCAGAAATCTCGGAGTGGTTGCTGCGGTATTTAAATATGGAGATAAAATTGAAATTTGCACAAAATTTTAATACCGTATCAACCTTTCCGACCAAAACTCGCTACCGCTCGCTTTGCCCACCTTTCCTATAATTAGGAAAGGAGCTTTTTAAATCGGGATTTCGCAGAAATCTCGGAGTGGTTGCTGCGGTATTTATCTTCGTGTATCAAGCTAGTTTTGTTCTCATTTCCAACACCTTACTCCACCTTTCCTATAATTAGTAAAGGAGCTTTTTTTAAGTTCGAGGTTTAAAAGCTCCTCGCCTAAGGATAGGCGAGGACAGATTGGCCTCGCAGCGCATGCTGTGATGCAATCAGGAGTGGTTGCTGCGGTATTTAAATATGGAGATAAAATTGAAATTTGCACAAAATTCTAATACCGTATCAACCTTTCCGACCAAATTTACGCAAGCTCCAATTTGCCCACCTTTCCTATAATTAGGAAAGGAGCTTTTTAAATCGGGATTTCGCAGAAATCTTGGAGTGGTTGATGCGGTATTTATCTTCGTGTATCAAGTTAGTTTTGTTCTCATTTCCAACACCTTACTCCACCTTTCCTATAATTAGTAAAGGAGCTTTTTAAATTCGAGATCTAGAAGCTCCTCGCCTAAGGATAGGCGAGGACAGATTGGCCTCGCAGCGCATGCTGTGATGCAATCAGGAGTGGTTGCTGCGGTATTTAAATATGGAGATAAAATTGAAATTTGCACAAAATTCTAATACCGTATCAACCTTTCCGACCAAATTTACGCAAGCTCCAATTTGCCCACCTTTCCTATAATTAGGAAAGGAGCTTTTTTTAAGTTCGAGGTTTAAAAGCTCCTCGCCTAAGGATAGGCGAGGACAGATTGGCCTCGCAGCGCATGCTGTGATGCAATCAGGAGTGGTTGCTGCGGTATTTAAATATGGAGATAAAATTGAAATTTGCACAAAATTCTAATACCGTATCAACCTTTCCGACCAAATTTACGCAAGCTCCAATTTGCCCACCTTTCCTATAATTAGGAAAGGAGCTTTTTAAATCGGGATTCAAAAGCTCCTCGCCTAAGAAGCCTTCATCTCGCGAGCTTTTTTGCGAGAGGAATGCATTGGACAGATTTAGCAGCTTTGCTGCAAATCAGGAGTGGTTCAGAGATATTTATACGTAAGATAAACTTTATTAAAAACTACAACCCCAACAACTCACTAGCCGCATCAAAAGGACTCTTCACTTTACCTAAAACCTCTTTTTCTAAAACAGCCAATTTTTCTATGACCTCAGGTCGGTTGTAGAAGTTGGTTTTTAGGGCATCCTCTACCGTTTGATGGAACCAGTAGAGTTCTTGTGAGTGGCGTTTTTTGGTAAAGCTTTTATTGGCTAACGCGTGTGCGGTGTAGTTTTCTATTTCTTCGATGACCTCTGTGAGACCTATGTTGTTGAGACCGCTGCAGGTGAGTACTTGAGTAGGCCAGTTGTGGTCTTTTTGAGGCATAAGGTGCACGGCGTTTTTGAATTCGCGTCGGGCATGTTTTGCGGCGAGTTGGTTATCACCATCTGCCTTGTTGATGATGATCGCGTCAGCCATTTCCATGATGCCGCGTTTAATACCTTGCAGGTCGTCGCCAGCTCCAGCGAGTTTGAGGAGTAAGAAAAAGTCGGTCATGCTGTGGACTGCGGTTTCGCTTTGTCCTACGCCCACGGTTTCTACGATGATAAAGTCGTAGCCTGCTGCTTCACATAAGATGATCGCCTCACGTGTTTTGCGTGCCACACCGCCTAGCGTGGTTCCAGCAGGACTAGGTCGTATAAATGCTTGGTGGCTTTTCACTAGTTCTTCCATTCTGGTTTTATCGCCCAAAATGCTGCCTCTTGAGATGTTGCTCGATGGATCTATCGCGAGTACGGCCACTTTTTTGCCGCGTTCTATAAGCTGTCTTCCCAGCGATTCTATAAAGGTGGATTTTCCCACGCCTGGCACTCCAGTGATTCCTAGTCTAAAGGATTTTCCTGAATAGGGTAGGGATAGTTGTAATACCGCTTTCGCGAAAGCGGAATCGCCACCAGCAGTGCTCTCCACTAAAGTAATCGCACGACTCAATGCACTCACCTGGCCAGAATGCAACTCGCTAAAAAGTTGTTTTACATCTACAACTTCTTTCTTGCGTTTTAAGTTGGGATTGATATGAGGTTGTGTAGCCAATTTATGATTTTTTAGAAAATTTCAAAGCCAGTTTTCCACCTAACCACGCCATAGGAATATACGCCAAAACGATATCTGCAACAGTAAACCAGGTAGGTCCGGGAAGTAGGTAATTCATGTAAATGCCACCCAAAAGAAAAAAACAACCTATACCAAGAGCAAATTTCATTTTATAAGAAACAGGGATTACAGCAGCTACCAAAGCACCGATGAAGGTCCCTATTGCATGTCCTAAAAAAGGAAAAAGAAAGTAATGCGCTTCTAAAGTGGGCATGATACTGGCGTAAGCGTTCATGTCGTTGATGTCAATCCCTTCTATAGGGAACATACTATTTCCTATAGTAATCAAAATCATATTCACAGTGCTTCCTAATATCAAGCCTACAATGACAGCAATGATGTTCCTGAGTATGGGTTTCATGAGAATAGGTTTTAAGATTTAAAAATACTATTTTTCTATAGAATCGTCGTGTTAATTACCACCAAACCCCAAAGGTTTACAAAATCTTTGGGGTTGATAATATGCTTCTATTAATTTTAGCACAGCCTCCACCTTTCCGGCCAAAAGTCGCTACCGCTCATTTTGCCTACCTTTCCTATCCCAGAAATTTGTCTTAACAAATTATCAGGGACTGAGGAAAGTAGCTTTTTAAATTCGAGATTTAGAAGCTCCTCGCCTAAGAAGCCTGCATCCGACGCGCTTTTTTGCGAGAGGAATGCATTGGACAGATCGGCTAGCTTTCTAGCGATCAGGAGTGGTTGATGCGGTATTTAAATATGGAGATAAAATTGAAATTTGCACAAAATTCTAATACCGCCTCCACTTTTCCGGCCAAAAGTCGCTACCGCTAACTTTGACTACCTTTCTTATAATTAGGAAAGGAGCTTTTTAAGTTCGAGATCTAAAAGCTCCTCGCCTAGGGATAGGCGAGGACAGATTGGCCTCGCAGCGCATGCTGTGATGCAATCAGGAGTGGTTGCTGCGGTATTTAAATATGGAGATAAAATTGAAATTTGAATAAAATTACAGCATCGCATCAACCTTTCCGACCAAAACTCGCTACCGCTCGCTTTGCCTACCTTTCTTATAATTAGGAAAGGAGCTTTTTTAAATCGGGATTTCGCAGAAATCTCGGAGTGGTTGCTGCGGTATTTAAATATGGAGATAAAATAGAAATTTGAATAAAATTACAGCATCGCATCAACCTTTCCGACCAAAGCTCGTTGCACTCTCTTTGCCCACCTTTTCCATCCCAGAAATTTGTCTTCACAAATTATCAAGGAATAAGTAAAGGAGCTTTTTTTAAGTTCGAGGTTTAAAAGCTCCTCGCCTAAGGATAGGCGAGGACAGATTGGCCTCGCAGCGCATGCTGTGATGCAATCAGGAGTGGTTGCTGCGGTATTTAAATATGGAGATAAAATTGAAATTTGAATAAAATTACAGCATCGCATTAACCTTTCCGACCAAAACTCGCTACCGCTCGCTTTGCCCACCTTTCCTATAATTAGGAAAGGAGCTTTTTAAATCGGGATTTCGCAGAAATCTCGGAGTGGTTGATGCGGTATTTATCTTCGTGTATCAAGTTAGTTTTGTTCTCATTTCCAACACCTTACTCCACCTTTCCTATCCCAGAAATTTGTCTTCACAAATTATAAGGGAATAAGGAAAGGAGCTTTTTTTAAGTTCGAGGTTTAAAAGCTCCTCGCCTAAGGATAGGCGAGGACAGATTGGCCTCGCAGCGGATGCTGTGATGCAATCAGGAGTGGTTGCTGCGGTATTCAAATATGGAGATAAAATTGAAATTTGAATAAAATTACAGCATCGCATTAACCTTTCCGACCAAAACTCGCTACCGCTCGCTTTGCCCACCTTTCCTATAATTAGGAAAGGAGCTTTTTAAATCGGGATTTCGCAGAAATCTCGGAGTGGTTGATGCGGTATTTATCTTCGTGTATCAAGCTAGTTATGTTCTCACTTCCAACACCTTACTCCACCTTTCCTGTAATTAGGAAAGGAGCTTTTTAAGTTCGAGATTCAAAAGCTCCTCGCCTAAGGATAGGCGAGGACAGATTGGCCTCGCAGCGCATGCTGTGATGCAATCAGGAGTGGTTGCTGCGGTATTTAAATATGGAGATAAAATTGAAATTTGAATAAAATTCTAATACCGTATCAACCTTTCCGACCAAATTTACGCAAGCTCCAATTTGCCCACCTTTCCTATAATTAGGAAAGGAGCTTTTTAAGTTCGAGATCTAAAAGCTCCTCGCCTAAGAAGCCTGCATCCGACGCGCTTTTTTGCGAGAGGAATAAAAGATATAAGGAAAGTAGCCTTTTAAGTTCGAGATCTAAAAGCTCCTCGCCTAAGGATAGGCGAGGACAGATTGGCCTCGCAGCGCATGCTGTGATGCAATCAGGAGTGGTTGCTGCGGTATTTAAATATGGAGATAAAATTGAAATTTGAATAAAATTACAGCATCGCATCAACCTTTCCGACCAAATTTACGCAAGCTCCAATTTGCCCACCTTTCCTATAATTAGGAAAGGAGCTTTTTAAGTTCGAGATCTAAAAGCTCCTCGCCTAAGGATAGGCGAGGACAGATTGGCCTCGCAGCGCATGCTGTGATGCAATCAGGAGTGGTTGCTGCGGTATTTAAATATGGAGATAAAATTGAAATTTGCACAAAATTCTAATACCGTATCAACCTTTCCGACCAAAGCTCGTTGCACTCGCTTTGCCCACCTTTCCTATAATTAGGAAAGGAGCTTTTTAAATCGGGATTTCGCAGAAATCTCGGAGTGGTTGCTGCGGTATTTAAATATGGAGATAAAATTGAAATTTGCACAAAATTCTAATACCGTATCAACCTTTCCGACCAAATTTACGCAAGCTCCACTTTGCCCACCTTTCTTATAATTAGGAAAGGAGCTTTTTAAATTCGAGATTCAAAAGCTCCTCGCCTAAGGATAGGCGAGGACAGATTGGCCTCGCAGCGCATGCTGTGATGCAATCAGGAGTGGTTGCTGCGGTATTTAAATATGGAGATAAAATTGAAATTTGCACAAAATTCTAATACCGTATCAACCTTTCCGACCAAAGCTCGTTGCACTCACTTTGCCCACCTTTCCTATAATTAGGAAAGGACCTTCTTCTAGACCTTAATTTTAAAATTAAAGTTGCTTTCCCTCCAACCCCAATGGTTTTAAAACCATTGGGGTTGGCTTCATTTAATTCAACAAAAAAATGCCTCACTTTTCAGTAAGGCATTTTGTTTTTCTCGTTTTCGCGAAAGCGGAATTAAATCCATTTAAATTTCAATTTTGAAAGTAAAATTGAAAGCGGAATTGTTATCTAACTAAGCTTTCTTATCCAGTACCCATTCTCCTTTATTGATCAAAGGAAGTGCAGATTTAAACTTTGTCTCTTTGGTTTCTCCAGTCATAACATTCTTGATCACCACTTTATCGTTACGACCTATCTTAGGTTGATCACGAGTGATCGTTTCTGTAACTTGAGCACGTTGTTGTTGCTGACTTGCTCCGGCGCCCACAGCTCTTGCTTGAGCAGCTTGCTCATCGCTATTTAAAACCTCTTCTTTTTGAGTGCTTGTTTTTTCTGTTTGGCGTTGTCTGGCCTCACTTATTGCCGCAGCATCTCTACTAGGAAGATCGCCCTTGAACATAAAACCAATAACGTCTTTATTTACTTTATCTATCATCACTTTGAATAATTCGAAGGCTTCAAATTTATAAATAAGTAATGGATCTTTTTGCTCATGAACGGCAAGTTGCACACTTTGCTTTAACTCGTCCATTTTGCGTAGGTGTGTTTTCCATGCCTCATCAATAATGGCTAGCGTAATATTTTTTTCAAAGTCAGTCACTAAGGAACGACCTTCACTATCATAAGCTTCTTGTAGGTTTGTTGCTACATTTAAGGTTTTGATACCGTCTGTAAAAGGAACTGCGATACGCTCGTAATTGCGCTCGTCGTTTTCCATTACATTTTTAATTACGGGATAAACCTCTGAAGCGGTGCGCTCCATTTTCTCCTTATAATGATCATAAGCAGCTCTATAGACGATGTCAGTAACGGTCTTATCGTCTTTATCGGAAAACTCTTCCTCAGAAACAGGACTGCTCATGGAGAAGTAACGAATCAATTCAAACTCAAAGTTTTTGAAATCTTGTGCTATTTTATTTCCTTCGGTAATATTCTCAGAAATATCGTAGATCATATTGGCGATATCTACTGCAAGGCGATCTCCAAATAAGGCGTTGTGACGTCGCTTGTAAATCACTTCACGTTGGGCGTTCATGACATCATCATATTCTAGCAACCTCTTACGAACACCAAAAGCATTCTCTTCTACTTTAGTTTGCGCACGCTCAATAGATTTAGAAATCATAGAATGCTGAATCACTTCACCTTCTTTCATTCCTAGTCGGTCCATTGTTTTGGCCATACGTTCAGAACCGAAAAGTCTCATCAAGTTGTCTTCTAGAGACACATAAAATTGTGAACTTCCAGGATCCCCTTGACGACCGGCACGACCACGTAACTGTCTGTCTACACGACGAGAATCATGACGCTCTGTACCTATAATGGCAAGTCCGCCAGCAGCTTTTACTTCAGCAGATAATTTGATGTCTGTTCCACGACCGGCCATGTTGGTAGCGATCGTGATCTGTCCTGGGTTTCCAGCTTCTGCAACGATGTCTGCTTCACGTTTGTGTTGCTTTGCATTCAGTACGTTGTGTTCTATTCCTGCGCGTTGTAATGTTCTACTCAGTAGCTCAGAAATATCTACAGAAGTAGTACCTATAAGCACTGGGCGACCAGCTTCTTTAAGTTTTGTTACTTCTTCTATTACGGCACCGTATTTTTCGCGTTTTGTTTTATATACAAGATCTTGTCTGTCATCGCGAGAAATAGGTCTGTTAGTAGGAATTTCTACGACATCTAGTTTATAGATTTCCCAGAATTCTCCAGCTTCAGTTACGGCAGTTCCCGTCATACCAGAAAGTTTCTTGTACATACGGAAATAATTTTGCAAGGTAATGGTGGCAAAGGTTTGTGTCGCATCTTGGATTTTTAAATTCTCCTTAGCTTCAATGGCTTGGTGCAATCCATCACTATAACGACGGCCATCCATGGCACGACCAGTTTGTTCATCTACGATCTTAACGATCATTTCAGATTCTATTCTAACACCCCCGTTTCCGTTAGGTACTTTCTTTTCTTGAGCATCTACGATGTATTCCGTATCTTTTTCAAATAATGTGTAGGCTTTAAGCAGCTGATTCAAGGTGTGAATGCGTTCAGATTTTACGGAGAACTCACGGAATAATTCTTCTTTTCTTTCAGCTTCTTCTTCTTTAGAAAGTCCAGCGTTTTCGATACGGCTTATTTCCATACCTACCTCTGGCATTACAAAAAAGTCAGGCTCGTCTTCACCAGAAAGGAATTCAATTCCTTTGTCGCTCAACTCTACTTGATTGTTTTTTTCATCGATTACAAAGTAAAGTGCCTCATCTACTTTAGGCATTTCACGGTTGTTATCTTGCATATAAAAATTCTCAGTTTTTTGGAGCAAGGTTTTTATTCCCTCTTCACTTAAGAATTTAATAAGAGCTTTGTTTTTAGGAAGACCACGGAAAACTCTTAGTAATTGTTTCCCACCTTCTTTAGTGTCTCCTTCAGCAATTAGTTTTTTAGCTTGAGCGAGTGTTTGTACCAGCTCTTTTCTTTGAACCTCTACAATATTTGCAACAGGAGCTTTTAATACATCAAACTCTTGACGATCTCCCTGTGGGACTGGTCCAGATATAATTAAGGGTGTACGTGCATCATCGATAAGAACAGAATCGGTCTCATCAATAATGGCATAATTGTGTTTGCGTTGTACCAGATCTTTAGGCGCATGAGCCATATTATCTCTCAAGTAATCAAAACCAAATTCATTGTTCGTTCCGTAAGTAACATCTGCTAGATATGCTAGACGTCTTTCTTCAGAATTAGGCTTGTGGTAATCGATACAATCTATAGTCAGACCATGAAATTCAAATAAAGGACCAATCCATGCACCATCACGTTTTGCTAAGTAATCATTTACGGTTACCACGTGAACACCATTACCGGTAAGTGCATTGAGATAAACAGGTAAAGTAGCAACAAGTGTTTTTCCTTCTCCAGTTTGCATTTCTGCAATTTTACCGCTATGCATGGTTGCTCCACCTATAAGCTGAACATCATAGTGAATCATATCCCAAGTAATAGGTTTACCAGCAGCATCCCATGAATTGCTCCATACCGCTTGATCACCGTCCAGTTTTACATAGTCTGTTGTTCCAGATAATTCACGATCTCTCGCTGATGCGACAACACGTATTTCTTCATTATGGAAAAAGCGTTTGGCAGTTTCTTTCATTACAGCAAAAGCTTCTGGCATGATCTCGTTGAGAATTTCTTCCCCTTGCTGATAAGCCACCTCTTGTAATTGATCTATTTCATTATAGATTTCTTCACGTCTATCAATGTCTTCTTCCTTCTCAGCTGTTTCCTTTAAGCGGGCAATATCAGATAGAGTCTCTGCTTTTGCCGCAGCAATTCTCTCCTTAAATTCTGTTGTTTTATGACGCAATTCATCAAAATTAAGCTGTTCTAGTCCAGGCTCAAATTTGAGTATTTTGTCAACAATAGGTTGAATTTCTTTTATATCTTTCTTTGACTTATCGCCAACGAAGACTTTTAATACGGAATCTAATAGTCCCATGATGTTTTATTTGTTTGATTTACAGCAATTTAAAATATACCTACTGCTACTGCTAATATCCAAAATTAAAGCAAAAAAAAAGCCTCTTTACGAGACTTTTTATCCGATTAAGGATTGTTAATACTCATCCTCATTCCAGAGGTAGTCGTCGTCTGTAGGGTAATCTGGCCATATTTCTTGAATAGACTCGTATAAGTCTCCTTCATCTTCAATGGCTTGTAAATTTTCCACTACCTCTAACGGTGCTCCTGTACGAATTGCGTAATCGATCAATTCATCCTTCTCAGCAGGCCAAGGTGCATCACTTAAATAAGATGCTAGTTCTAGTGTCCAATACATATTTTTACTCGTTAAGTTTTTTGCAAAAATAAACTTCTCGTCGATTTATGCAAGTTATTTTTACTTTGATTTCAAGATTTGCAAGAGCGTATAAGCTTTTGAAAATCAAAATGTTTGCTGAAAATACTCATCAGTTGCCCCACATTTTATTTCTTTCTAACCAGAAGTTACTGTAATACTGCGTTTCAAGCGCTTTCAACAGATTCTGAACGAAATGAAATTAGTACTTTTTTGGGATCCATTTTATCTCTTCGGCTTCCAAAACTTTAGACAATTTACGTGCCAACACAAATAGATAGTCAGAAAGTCGGTTGAGATACTTCAAAACTTGTGGATCTACAGGTGCATGTTCGTTAAGCTCTGTCGCCAGACGCTCTGCACGGCGACATACGGTTCTGGTAATGTGACAATATGACACAGCAGGATGTCCGCCAGGAAGTATGAAATGTGTCATTTCAGGCAGCTCCTCATTCATAAGGTCCATTTCGCTTTCTAATAAGCTAACCTCTTCTTCACTAATTTTAGAAATGTTCAAACGGTCTTTGCCATTTTTTAAAACTTGCTTTTCTGGAGGGGTTGCTAGAATAGCGCCTATAGTAAAAAGATTGTGCTGTATGGAGTTGATGATTTTGCTTGTATGTTCATCTATCTCTTGATCACGTATCAATCCCATCCAAGAATTCAGCTCGTCTACAGTACCATAACTATCGATTCTTAAGTTGTGCTTAGGAACTCGTGTGCCGCCAAATAAGGCTGTAGTACCCGTATCACCTGTTTTTGTATATATTTTCATTTCTATTATTTCATTTTTATTTTAATCTAATTTCTGTTTTCAAGAGCGGTGGTCAAGCGTATCCTTTTTTAAGTGTGGTTGTGTCACTTACTTCTAGTTAATAAGTTGATATTAAAAATTCATGTATAACTCCGTTAACACAGGGGTTAAATTTTTTCTAGTTTTTCTATTAAATTAATGATTGCTTGCTCATCTAGTTGTGCGGTAAGTTGAGTTTCTGCAGCATCCACCTTTTGGTCTAAAATAGTAAGTACTTCCATACCGTTTTTTGTAATAGTGAGTTCTATTTGTCTTCTGTCTGTTGGACATTGTACGCGATCTACAAATTTTTTATCTACCAGTTTATCAATCACTCGAGTAGTATTTGAATTGGCATGAATCATATCTTTGCTCACATCTTGAAGGCTCGCAACCTTTCCTTTGCGGCCTCTCAAAATACGAAGTACATTAAATTGCTGTATCGTGATTCCATGCTCTTTTAGGGTATGACTTATCGTCTCAGTTGCTTCTGTACCCTTTTTAATAAGAGTAGTTATTAGCTTTCGCGAAAGCGGAATAGAAATCATATCCTTACTCATAAATTTATATTACATTTACATTAATTGTTGCTACAAATTTATTTTAACTTGTGGCCAAGGAACAATATTTAATGTTAAAATTGCTTTTTGTGTAGGGCGATCCTCTCTTGGCTTTATTAAAAGTCTTTTGTTCAATATTTGAATTGTTCTTGCGTTAGGAGTTAAAGGATAAATATGAAAAAGTATATGTTAATGGGCTTTTTACTGATCTGCACGACAGTAATGGCTCAAATGGAAAGTGGATTAGGAGTTACTGCGGGGCTTAATTATGGTTCCACAGGTGATTTAAGGGAGAACGGACAAACTATTATTGATAACCCTGACGAGAAGATAGGGTACCATCTAGGGGTTTACTGGAAAATAGATCTTGATTTCTTATATCTAAGGCCAGAATTAAAGTACACAAAGTTGAGTAATGAATATAACGGGAGTCAGTTTGATGTTCAAAAAATAGATGTACCTCTACTGTTAGGAACTAACATCATCGGACCTTTACATGTCTTTGCTGGACCTTCATTACAGTATATAGTTGACACAAAATTACAAGATACAGCGCTGAGTGATGTTCAAAATGAATGGAGTGTTGGTGCTCAATTTGGTGTTGGAGTGAACTTAGGGGATTTGGGAATAGATGTACGCTATGAACGTGGTTTTACTAATAATGAAGTCCGTTTTATAAGAAATAATATAGCTGCTCAAGGAACACTAGATACCCGACCAGAGCAAATTATTCTCGCATTA of Nonlabens sp. Ci31 contains these proteins:
- the meaB gene encoding methylmalonyl Co-A mutase-associated GTPase MeaB — translated: MATQPHINPNLKRKKEVVDVKQLFSELHSGQVSALSRAITLVESTAGGDSAFAKAVLQLSLPYSGKSFRLGITGVPGVGKSTFIESLGRQLIERGKKVAVLAIDPSSNISRGSILGDKTRMEELVKSHQAFIRPSPAGTTLGGVARKTREAIILCEAAGYDFIIVETVGVGQSETAVHSMTDFFLLLKLAGAGDDLQGIKRGIMEMADAIIINKADGDNQLAAKHARREFKNAVHLMPQKDHNWPTQVLTCSGLNNIGLTEVIEEIENYTAHALANKSFTKKRHSQELYWFHQTVEDALKTNFYNRPEVIEKLAVLEKEVLGKVKSPFDAASELLGL
- a CDS encoding acyl-CoA dehydrogenase, which encodes MSVSIPDSLLPFLPLLYIAWADGVLEENEIDFINQKIKENNTIKPETKNLVCKWLDPQNPPSARELAYWKGYIKENADLLNHTEKLDLFSIGSLLAKREDSKEWVNDETRESLHLIEDYLGIVSNDAIRSVYENDPVSSSYQATPHKTDKAYSQPLKELLQHGNAALKTKVKNILDPHKDGIESHDDDLNTRREKVLEWCKELAQAGLGSLAYPLEYGGSESLEQYAAVFEEIAKYDLGLTIKFGVHYGLFGGSVASLGTKKHQDKYLKDIGTMELPGCFAMTEMHHGSNVKALQTTAIYQPEDKTFIINTPTQYDRKTYIGNAAMHATMATVFAQLIVNNEKHGIHAFLIPIRNKQGDSLPGITIGDNGHKMGLNGVDNGTLHFNTIKIPKENLLDKFGAIDKTGQYTSPISSSSKRFFTMLGTLVGGRLCVPIAGQTAAKKALNMAVYFALDRKQFGPPGKPEQSIMDYPTHQKKLMPLIANAYAFDFAHDHLLKKYAHNTHTNQQEIEALAAGLKALSTWNATKTIQTCREACGGKGYLSEMYFDRLKADTDIFTTFEGDNTVLLQLTAKSRLTYFKKQFGKLDWWDTLKYISTIASSNMSQLNPIITRNTSEEHLLDSEFQLEAFTYREEFSLRTLAMRLSKKIKNGMDSYDAFLDVQIHLIDMASAYIDRVVLEQFINTIHQEEDPNVKKILTSLKNLYALHRIETHKGWYLEHDYISGSKSLAINKLVSKLCKELKEESQHLVDAFDIPKYMTEGAMAF